A stretch of the Duncaniella dubosii genome encodes the following:
- a CDS encoding glycosyltransferase family 4 protein yields MKALMFGWEFPPHILGGLGTASYGLTKGMWECGDMDITFVIPKPFGDEEKHFANIIGMSQVPIVWRDVNYDYVLDRIGNVMNPDLYYRLRDHIYADFNYMRTNDLGCIEFSGRYPDNLVEEINNYSICAGVIARTIDFDIIHSHDWLTYPAGIHAKQVSGKPLVIHVHATEFDRSRGKPNPTVFGIEKDGMNHADHIICVSNLTRDTVINNYGIDPAKVTTVHNAVTPLTPEQLNVPEHKSKEKVVTFLGRITMQKGPEYFVEAAAKVLKNNHNVRFVMAGSGDMMDKMILLAAERGIADRFHFPGFQRGSQVYEMLKASDVYIMPSVSEPFGISPLEAMQMGVPSIISKQSGCAEILTNVIKTDYWDIDAMADAINSIVTYPAMYQQLREDGLAEVNQITWDKAGRKVIDIYNKVLNK; encoded by the coding sequence ATGAAAGCATTAATGTTCGGGTGGGAATTCCCCCCTCACATCCTCGGCGGTCTCGGAACTGCCAGCTACGGTCTCACTAAGGGTATGTGGGAGTGTGGCGACATGGATATCACCTTTGTCATACCCAAGCCGTTCGGCGACGAAGAGAAACACTTCGCCAACATTATCGGCATGTCGCAGGTCCCCATCGTCTGGCGCGATGTAAACTACGACTATGTGCTCGACCGCATCGGGAATGTCATGAATCCCGACCTCTACTACCGTCTGCGCGACCATATCTATGCCGATTTCAACTATATGCGCACCAACGACCTCGGGTGCATAGAATTTTCGGGACGCTACCCCGACAATCTTGTCGAGGAAATCAACAACTACTCGATATGTGCCGGAGTAATCGCACGCACGATTGACTTCGACATCATCCACTCGCACGACTGGCTCACCTACCCCGCCGGCATCCACGCAAAGCAGGTTTCAGGCAAGCCGCTTGTCATCCACGTCCACGCGACTGAGTTTGACCGCTCGCGCGGTAAACCCAACCCGACGGTGTTCGGCATCGAGAAAGACGGCATGAACCATGCCGACCACATCATCTGTGTGTCGAACCTCACCCGTGACACCGTCATCAACAACTACGGCATCGACCCGGCAAAGGTGACCACCGTCCACAACGCGGTGACACCGCTGACCCCTGAACAGCTCAATGTGCCAGAACACAAGAGCAAGGAGAAAGTGGTCACTTTCCTCGGCCGAATCACCATGCAGAAAGGACCGGAATATTTTGTCGAGGCAGCCGCCAAAGTGCTAAAGAACAACCACAACGTGCGCTTCGTCATGGCCGGCAGCGGCGACATGATGGACAAGATGATCCTCCTCGCCGCCGAGCGCGGCATCGCCGACCGCTTCCACTTCCCCGGATTCCAGCGCGGCAGCCAGGTCTACGAGATGTTAAAGGCATCGGATGTCTACATCATGCCATCTGTCTCAGAACCCTTCGGCATCTCGCCGCTTGAGGCAATGCAGATGGGAGTGCCGTCGATCATATCCAAGCAGAGCGGATGTGCCGAAATCCTGACCAACGTCATCAAGACCGACTACTGGGACATCGACGCAATGGCCGATGCCATCAATTCGATCGTGACTTATCCCGCAATGTACCAGCAATTGCGCGAGGACGGTCTCGCCGAAGTCAACCAGATCACATGGGACAAGGCCGGACGCAAAGTCATCGATATATATAATAAGGTGTTAAATAAATAG
- a CDS encoding glycoside hydrolase family 57 protein — translation MKAICFYFQIHQPFRLKRYRFFDIGNDHYYYDDFANDDIITRIAQRSYIPAAETLLRMIEAGNGKFRCALSISGTALEQFEQYVPEFIDLLKKLADTGCVEFLAETYAHSLSSLADPEEFANQVKVHDEKIKELFGQTPKVLRNTELIYCDDLAPQILAMGYKGVITEGAKHILGWKSPNYVYCAASAPKLKILLKNDKFSDDISDRFSNTAWDEYPLTADKYIDWIASTPAEEQIINLFMNLEVFGDFQPRETGIFQFLEALPRFAEERGIEFWTPTTVVSKLKPVAELSIMHPISWADEARDTSAWLGNKLQNEAFNKLYSVSERVRLCEDRRLKQDWYYLQASDHFFYMSTKNMHDGSVHSHFSPYDTPFDAFTNYMNVLADFIVRVEEQYPMSIDNEELSSLLTTIRNQEREIEVLNKEAESMRKNIEHFNEEHLLREKAAEKASAPAKRGPKPKAKKADDAPKCKRGRKKANPEEPKAE, via the coding sequence ATGAAAGCAATTTGTTTTTATTTTCAGATCCATCAACCATTCCGTCTGAAAAGATACCGCTTCTTCGACATAGGCAACGACCACTATTACTATGATGACTTCGCAAACGACGACATCATAACCCGCATCGCTCAGCGCAGCTACATTCCCGCAGCCGAGACTCTGCTCAGAATGATCGAAGCCGGCAACGGCAAGTTCAGATGCGCGCTCTCGATCTCAGGCACCGCACTCGAACAGTTCGAACAGTATGTCCCCGAATTCATCGACCTTCTCAAGAAACTCGCCGATACGGGCTGTGTCGAATTCCTCGCCGAGACCTACGCACATTCGCTGTCGTCGCTCGCCGACCCCGAAGAATTTGCAAATCAGGTGAAAGTCCATGATGAAAAAATCAAGGAACTCTTCGGCCAGACACCCAAGGTGTTGCGCAACACGGAGCTTATCTATTGCGATGACCTCGCGCCCCAGATTCTCGCAATGGGCTACAAGGGTGTGATCACCGAAGGTGCAAAACATATCCTCGGATGGAAATCACCCAACTATGTCTACTGCGCCGCATCAGCTCCCAAACTCAAGATTCTGCTGAAGAACGACAAGTTCTCCGACGATATCTCAGACCGCTTCTCAAACACCGCATGGGACGAATATCCCCTCACAGCCGACAAATATATCGACTGGATCGCATCGACCCCTGCAGAGGAGCAGATTATCAACCTTTTCATGAACCTCGAAGTGTTTGGCGACTTCCAGCCTCGCGAAACCGGCATCTTCCAGTTCCTCGAAGCACTCCCCCGCTTCGCCGAAGAGCGCGGTATCGAATTCTGGACACCTACCACCGTCGTCAGCAAGCTCAAGCCGGTGGCAGAACTCTCGATCATGCACCCGATTTCATGGGCCGATGAAGCACGCGACACCTCTGCATGGCTCGGAAACAAGCTCCAGAACGAGGCGTTCAACAAGCTCTACTCCGTCAGCGAGCGTGTCCGTCTCTGTGAAGACCGCCGTCTGAAGCAGGACTGGTATTACCTTCAGGCTTCCGACCATTTCTTCTACATGTCGACCAAAAACATGCACGACGGTTCGGTTCATTCTCATTTCTCGCCTTACGACACCCCGTTTGACGCATTCACGAACTACATGAACGTCCTTGCCGACTTTATCGTCCGTGTCGAAGAGCAATACCCGATGTCGATAGACAACGAGGAGCTAAGCTCGCTTCTCACGACTATCCGCAATCAGGAGCGTGAAATCGAGGTCCTCAACAAGGAAGCCGAATCAATGCGCAAGAACATCGAACACTTCAACGAAGAGCATCTCCTGCGCGAGAAAGCGGCAGAAAAAGCGTCGGCGCCTGCCAAAAGAGGCCCTAAGCCAAAAGCGAAGAAAGCCGACGATGCTCCGAAATGCAAACGCGGACGCAAGAAAGCAAACCCGGAAGAACCGAAAGCCGAGTAA
- a CDS encoding glycoside hydrolase family 16 protein → MLSAILPATVASANDGNDSNDGWTLVWSDEFDYDGAPDSTVWNFEQGYIRNHEAQWYQKDNAVCRDGFLVIEGKKTDDPQKPYTSSSLTTMNKKEFKYGRFEVRAKIPVGGGAWPAIWVHGTGLQWPSCGEIDMMECYPIKGEPHLLANACWGTDKQLVAKWDAAKIPLSHFTEKDPDWKDKFHVWRMDWDEKEIKLYVDDELLNEVALSETVNGSFGRHINPFTKPLYIIVNLAMGGDAGGEIDDSMLPFVYEIDYVRVYQKK, encoded by the coding sequence ATGCTGTCGGCCATACTTCCGGCAACAGTGGCGTCTGCCAATGACGGAAACGATTCCAACGACGGATGGACACTTGTATGGAGCGATGAGTTCGACTATGACGGCGCACCTGACTCGACAGTCTGGAATTTCGAACAGGGATATATCAGAAACCATGAGGCCCAATGGTATCAGAAAGACAATGCCGTCTGCCGCGACGGATTTCTTGTCATCGAGGGAAAGAAGACCGATGACCCGCAGAAACCATACACGTCATCGTCGCTAACAACGATGAACAAGAAAGAATTCAAGTATGGCAGGTTTGAAGTGCGCGCCAAAATACCGGTCGGCGGAGGCGCATGGCCGGCGATATGGGTCCACGGCACAGGACTGCAGTGGCCGTCGTGCGGCGAAATCGACATGATGGAGTGCTACCCCATAAAGGGAGAGCCGCACCTGCTGGCAAACGCCTGCTGGGGAACGGACAAACAGCTCGTCGCCAAATGGGATGCGGCCAAAATACCACTCTCGCATTTCACCGAAAAAGATCCGGACTGGAAAGACAAGTTCCATGTGTGGCGCATGGACTGGGATGAAAAAGAAATCAAGCTTTATGTCGATGACGAACTGCTTAATGAAGTCGCGCTGAGTGAGACGGTCAACGGATCGTTCGGACGGCATATAAATCCGTTTACAAAACCGCTCTACATAATAGTCAACCTTGCGATGGGCGGCGATGCCGGAGGTGAGATAGACGATTCGATGCTACCGTTTGTCTACGAGATTGACTACGTAAGGGTTTACCAGAAAAAATAA